Part of the Hyphomicrobium album genome is shown below.
GGCGGTCGAGCTCCGGCGGCGCCTGCACGTGGGTGGAAAGCGGGTCGACGCCGGCGGGCAGCACCGGATCGTGCCGCGGCACCTCGACGTGGCGCCAGTGGACGGCGGCTTCTAGCTCGGCGGGCGCCTCGAGATCGTCGCCGAGTGCCGCGCCGAGCGCTGCCTCGTAGCCGTGCGCCACGCGGAGACGTTCGAGGATGGGCGGGAAATCCGTGTGCCGCGCGCCAATCAGCAATTTTACGAGGGTCTCGCGCTCGGCGCGCATCGCCGCGAGGCCTAGGCGCGCCTTGTTGCTCACCTCGCGCGCCGCGTCGGCGATGGCGGCGATGGTGCGGGCGTTTTCCTCGGCGGCGAGCGCCTGCGTCTCGCACTTGACGATCTGGTCGGAGAGCGTCTGTCCCGCCTCGGTGATCTGCTGCAGCTTTTCCGCGTCGGGCGCGCGCCCGGCAATCTCGCGCGTCTGCGCCTGCAACTCGGCGAGCTGGCGGCTGAGCTTGGCGATCACCGCCTGGCGCTCGGCGAGATTGGCTTCGACGCTGTGCTTGCGGGCGCGATGCTCGGCGACCTTGGTGGTCAACTCGGCGAGCTGGCCTTCGGCGTCGCGCAAAGCTTCCTGCGCCGCCTCGAGCCGTGTGCGGGCGCCGCGCTCGCTGTCGCCTGCCTCGGCCTCCGCCGCGGCGAGCTTTTCGGTCTCGGTTCCGAGGTCGGCGAGGATCTGGCGGGCCTCGCCGATCAGCGCTTCCTCACGTGCGGTGTCGTTGCTGAGCTGCTCGGCCCGAGCGCGCAATTCGCGCTCGCGCTCCGCGGCGCGCGCCGCCTCCCGCTCGAAATTCTCCTGCTCGACGCGCAGCCGCCCGAGGACGCCGGCGCGCTTGCCTTCCTCCTCGCGCAGCGGGTCCATCTGCTCGGCGAGACGCACCTCCTCGGTGAGCGCCTGCGATTCCGTTTCCGTCGCCGTGGCGAGCACTGACAGCGCGTCGCGCAGCCTGCCCTCCTCGCCGTCGACTTGCGCCTGCGCGTCGGTCCACGCGAGATGCATGACGAGCGCTTCCTGGCGGCGGATCTCGTCGGAGATTTCCTTGTAGCGCCGCGCCGCGCGCGCCTGCCGCTTTAGGCTCTCGACCTGGCTGTTGAGCTGGCCGAGCACGTCGCTCAGCCGCGCCAGGTTCGACTCCGCTGCCTTGAGGCGCAACTCCGCCTCGTGGCGGCGGCTGTGCAATCCGGCGATGCCGGCCGCGTCCTCGAGTATGCGGCGGCGCTGCTCGGGCTTGGCGTTGACGATCTCGCCGATCTGCCCCTGGCGCACCAGCGCCGGCGAGCGGGCGCCGGTCGCGGCGTCCTCGAACAGGATCTTGATGTCGCGGGCACGCGCCTCGCGGCTGTTGATGCGATAGGCGCTGCCCGCCTCGCGCTCGATGCGCCGGGTGATCTCGACCTGGTCGCTGTCGTTGAACTCGGCCGGCGCCTTGCGTTCGTGGTTGTCGAGGAAGATCGTCACTTCCGCCGAGTTGCGGGCCGGACGCGAGTTGGTGCCGGAGAAGATCACGTCGTCCATGGCGGCGGCGCGCATGCTCTTGTGCGAGGTCTCGCCCATGACCCAGCGAAGCGCTTCCAGGAGATTGGATTTGCCGCAGCCGTTCGGCCCCACGACGCCGGTGAGTCCCGGCTCGATGACCAGCTCGGTCGGCTCGACGAACGACTTGAATCCCAAAAGCCTTAGGCGAGTGATCTTCATCGCGGTCCCTGCGCGCAGCAAATAGCGCCGCTCAGCATAGCGGATGCAGCCGGATCAGTTCGGCGCCCCAGCCGACGCGGTAGCCGGGCCCGCCAGCAGCGGATCGACCATCGCGCGGATGTCCTCCAACGTGAGCTCCTTCTTTACGAGCTTGCCCGCAACGAAGAAGTTGGGAGTGCCCATGACACCGAGCTTGCGCCCGCGGTCTTTCACCCACTTGAGCCCATCGATCATGGCTTGATTCTCGCGACAGGCGTCGAACTGCTGGCGCGTCATCCCCACCTGCGCGGCGACCTTGAATACGGGGTCGAGGCGCACCTCCTGGGAGACCCAGGCCGATTGCTGCTCCATGAATTTCCCATAGAGCGTCAGATACTTGTCAGGATTCGCGCAACGCAGCGCGACGGTCGCGGCACCCGACGTCTTGCCGATCGGGAACTCGCGCATGATGAAGCGCACCTTGCCCGTGTCGATGTACTGCTTCTTGAGCTGCGGGAAGGTGGTGAGGTGGAAGTTGCGGCAGTGCGGGCAGGAGAGCGACGCGTATTCGACGATGGTGACGGGGGCGTCGGGGCGGCCCAACGCGAATTCCGGCAGCGTGCCGGTCACCATGATGTCGGCGGGCGTCGGGTTCTCGATCACCTCGCGGCCGCCCGCGGGCTTCTCGCTCGGATCGGCGAAGGGATTGAATCGCTCCGGGCCTGTCGACGCTGTGTCCTCGGCGCTCGGATAGGCGCCGCCGGTGTCCGGCGCCTTGTCGGGCGTCAACTCAGTGGTCGGCGGCAACAGGGTATTGCCGCCGCACCCCGCCAGCAGGGCCGGGAGCATGAGCAGCGCAGCAAGGACGCTTATCCGGCTCACGATCCTATGGCTCAGCTCTTGGCCAGCAGCGGCTCGATCATGGCGTCGAACTTGTCCAGCGTCGGACCGCCGTCGAGCTTCTTGCCGTTGATGTAGAAGGTCGGCGTCGACTGCACGCCGAACACGTCGGAGGCGCGCGTGCGGCCGGCGGTGATGTCGTCGAGCAGCTTCTGATCGGTCAGGCACTTGTCGAACGACTCCTGCGTGAAGCCGGCCTGCTTGGCGATCTCGAACAGCCGCGGCACGGGGTTGCCTTCGCCGAACGCCCACTCCTGCTGCTTCTCGAACATCACCTCGATCAGCGGGAAGGCTTTGTCGCCCCCGGCGCAGCGCGCCAGCATCGAGGCGGCGGCGGCGAGGTTGTCGAGCGGGAACTCGCGGAAAATGTAGCGCACCTTGCCGGTGTCGACGTACTTCTTCTTGAACTCGGGCCACACATCCTTGGTGAAGTGAGCGCAGTGGCCGCAGGTCATCGACGCGTACTCGACGACCGTCACCTTGGCGTCCGTGGGGCCGACCGCCAGGTCCGGCAAGCCGACCGGCTTCATCAGCTCCTCGACCGGCACCTCGCTCGGCCCCTTCTGCTGTTGCTGGGCGGCAACGGGGAGGGCGAGGACGGTGACGATGGCACCGGCGCAGAGGGCGGCAACGGCGGCGCGGCGCGCAAGCTCAAAACGGCCGGAGTAGAACTTCGATGCGGACACGTGTGTGCTCCTTGGACGAACTACGTTATTGCGGCCCGGGCGCTCCCGCCCGACTAGCACGCTATCGGGCGTTGGAATAAGGCAAAACGGGCCGCGCTCCAAGTGAATGAAGCTTAATGCTCGCCCTGATGTAGGGGTTTTTCAGCGGCTTTGGGCGCGGTGCGTCAGACCGGATTTCAGGTTCGCCAGCGCCGTCCGTAGCCGCTCGTCGGCAATTCCGGCAAGCTCGGGCGCGGTGTCGGGTGTGACAGGCGCGCGCGGGGCCTCGGATGGGGCTCGGGCGCGCTCGGGTAGCGGCGCCTGCATGATGCGCAGCTCGCCGACGGCGCGGTAACCGAAATGGCCGTTGATGCGCTCGATGATCTGTTGCGCCTTGTATTGCGCGTCGAGCGCGCGGGCCGGGTCCACCCGGACGATCAGCGTGGCGCCGGGCCGTCCTTGCGCGCCGTCTTCCACGTCGCCGCCGATGTCGACGCCGCGCGGCCATTTCAGCCGTTCCGGCGCCGTGTACTGCGCCACCTCGGCGCCGACGATGACCGCCCAATCGGTGAGCAGTGCCGCGGCGGCGAAGCCGTACTTCTCGAAGGCCTTGTGCGTCAGCTTCGGAACGTAGGTGCCGACGGCGCGTGCCGAGATGTAGCCACGCGAGTGTGGCGTCGGCGCCGTTCGGGCGCGCAGTGCTGCGGTGTTGCTGGCCATGCTAGGCTTAGTCCGCCTTGGAGAGTTTGCAGCGCGGTATTCGACGCTTAGCATCGCCGGATCGATTCGCGGGCGCCGGGAGACGATCCCTTGACTGCTGTTGCGCGAAAGCAACTGCCGCTCCGGCCGGCCGGCCCCGACACGGTCGACGCGCTGCTCGCGTGGTACGACGAGGAGCGCCGCGATCTGCCCTGGCGCGTGGCACCCGGCAAGCGTGCCGATCCCTACCGCGTCTGGCTGAGCGAGATCATGCTGCAGCAGACGACGGTCAAAGCCGTCATCCCATTCTACGCACGCTTCCTGGCGCGCTGGCCGACCATCAAGGCGCTCGCCGCGGCGCCGCTTGACGATGTGCTCGCCGCCTGGGCGGGGCTCGGCTACTACAGCCGCGCGCGCAACCTGCACAAGTGCGCCATCGCCGTGGTCGAGGATTTCGGCGGCAAGTTTCCCTCGACCATCGCCGAGCTGCAGAAGCTGCCCGGCATCGGCCCGTACACGGCGAACGCGATTGCCGCGATCGCCTTCGGCGAATCCGCGACGCCTGTCGACGGCAATGTCGAGCGCGTCGTCGCGCGGCTGTTCGCGGTGCGCCAATCGTTGCCGGCGGCGAAGACCGAATTGAAGCGGCTCGCCGCCACACTTACACCCGAGCGCCGTGCCGGCGACTTCGCGCAAGCGATGATGGATCTCGGCGCCGGCATCTGCACGCCGCGCCGCCCGTCGTGCCTCGTCTGTCCGGTGCAGCAGGACTGCGCCGCCGCGGCGCATGGCATTGCCGAGCAGCTGCCGATGCGGCTCGAGCGCGCCGAGCGCCCGCAGCGCGTCGGCTTCGCCTTCGTTGCCTTGCGCGAGGACGGCTGCGTGCTCGTGCGCAAGCGCGCGGAGGCGGGGCTGCTCGGCGGCATGCTGGAGGTGCCGAGCACCGCGTGGGGCGACCTGCTGCCGCCGGCCAAGGAAGCGCTGAGGTCGGCGCCGTTACGTGCCGACTGGTGGGCCGTGCCCGGCACCGTCGTGCACGTGTTCACGCATTTCCGTTTGGAGCTCATCGTCTATCGCGCGCTGGTGCCGGCCGACGCCACGCTCACCTTCTGGGCCGAGCCGGAGCGCTGCCAGTGGGTGGCGCGCCGCGACCTGCACGCCGCGGCGCTGCCGAGCGTCATGCGCAAGGTCATCGGCCACGCGCTGAAAGAGAACTAGCGACGTAGAGTACGCCCTGACGGCGGAACGGGGTTTGAAGCTGCGCAGTTTGGGACACATCTACAGGTATGGCCCAATCCACCGTCGCCACCTATCTCCTCGAGCGCCTGAAGCAGGCGGGGCTCAGGCATGCCTTCGGTGTGCCGGGCGACTATGTGCTGACGTTCATGGACCGGCTGATCGAGTCCGGCATCGAGTTCGTCGGCACCTGCAATGAGCTCAACGCCGGCTATGCCGCCGACGCCTACGCGCGGATCAACGGCATCGGTTGCATCTGTGTCACCTGGGGCGTGGGCGGCTTCAGCGCCATGAACGCCATCGCCGGCGCCTACGCCGAGCAGGTTCCCGTCGTCGTCCTCGTCGGCGGCCCGCGTACCACGCAGCGGCGCTCCTCCATGCTGCTGCATCACAGCGTCGGCGACTTCTCGACCATGCAGCAGGCGTATTCGCACATCACCGCGGCCTCGGTCCTGCTCGACGATCCCGCCGAGGCGCCGCAGCGCATCGATCGCGCGCTCGCCCGCTGCATGGCCGAGAAGCGCCCGATCATGATCGAGATCCCCGCCGACATGGTGGACCGGCCGTGTCCCCCGCCGGGTCCCTTCGCGGCTCCCGCACGCCCGCCGTCCGATCCGGACGCGCTGGCCGAGGCGCTCGAGGAGGCCATGTCGCTGCTCTTGACGGCGAAGCGCCCGGTGATCCTGGGCGGCGTCGAGCTGCACCGTTACGGGCTGATGGATGAATTCCATCGTCTGGTGGAAGCGAGCGGCGTGCCCGTCGCCACCACGCTACTCGGCAAGACGGTGATCTCCGAGCACCACCCGCAAGCCATCGGCGTCTACGAGGGCGGCATGTCGCGGCGCGAGGTACGCGACGTCGTGGAGAAGGCGGACGTCCTGCTCTGCCTCGGCGCCTGGATCAGCGACATTTGCCTTGGCGTCAATACGGGCCGGCTCGAGGGCCGGCACATGATCCTTGCCAATTCCGGGCGTCTCAAAATCAGCCAGCACGTCTACGAGCAAGTGTGGATCGGCGATGTCGTATCGGGGCTGGCGGATCGCATGCCGGTTGCCGGCCTCACGCACCCGCCATTCACCAGCGTGTCGCGGCTGCTCGATACCGGCTTTGTCGCCGAGCCCGGCCGCAAGCTGACCGTCAGCCGTGTCATGAAGCGCATCAACGGCTTCATCGGCAACGACACGACGGTCATCGCCGAGACGGGCGACTCGATCGTTGCCGCCGCCGACCTCGTCATGCACCACGACGTCGGCTTCATCGGCCAGGCTTTCTATCTGTCGATCGGCTACGCGCTGCCGGCGACGCTCGGCGCCTCGCTGGCCGACCCCGCGCGGCGTCCCTTGGCGCTGATCGGCGACGGCGCTTTCCAGATGAGCGCCCAAGAGCTGTCCTCGCTGTGCCGCCGCGAGAGCAATGTCATCCTGCTGCTCATGAACAACGACGGCTACACGACCGAGCGGGTGATCCACGAGGGCTCTTACAACGACATCCAGCCGTGGGCCTACCATCGGCTGCCGGAGATATTTGGCGGCGGCTGGGGTGAGCGCGTCACGACGGAAGACGAGCTCGACGCCGCTCTCGAGCGCGCCCGCGCCAGCAATCGAGGTCCCGCATTGGTCGAGATCATGCTCGATCGCCTCGACACCTCCGAGGCGCTGAAGCGGCTCGGTGCCGAGCTATCGCCGGATAAGGGCAGGCAAGCGGCGCAACCCGTGCTGTCAGCGGTCGAGCCGGACGCCGCGCGCTAGACCACGCTGGTGTTGGGACAATTCAGATAACACGTGCAACTCACCGCTTGTTCGGCCGAATGAGGCCGCTAGAGTGGGCGTTCGTTTTTCACAATTCATTTCTGCATCGATATTTGGAGAGGATTGCCATGCTTCGCGCCGTCCGCGGTTTGTTGATGTTGGTTGCCTTGCTTTTGACGCCCGCCGCGCAGAGCGCCGATCAATCATCCAGACAGGTCCTGAGAGCCGCACTGTTCGAGTACATTCCGGGCTACGAGGACGACCAGCTGGGGACCCTGCGCCAGGAGATCGAAACCAGATTTGAGCGCATGTATCCGCAGGTTGACCTGCTGCTCACCAGCCCGAGCAATCGCGATGGACTTTACAGTTCCGAGGCACTGAAGAAGTGGCTTGGCGAAGAGGGCGACGAGCATTTCCATGTGATGGAAATCGACACGCAGCTGCTCGGCGATCTGGTGCTGGCAGGTGTCATTACGCCATTCTCGCCGGCTCGCACCGACAATCTGTTCGACGTTGGCATGCGCGCCGTCACGTTCGAGGGACAGGTCTATGGCGTACCGCATCTCTTGTGCGGTCATTTCCTGTTCGCAAGGGATCCGAGCCTCCTGGAAGGCCAGGGTCAAAGTGGGCTGTTGCAGAAGTTGGCGAGCGACGGTGATGACGGAGTCGATCTAGTCGGTGACTTCGAGGGAAGCTGGACCTTGCCGTCGCTTTATCTCGATGCGTGGATGGATCGGAACCCTGGCGGCGATCCAGCGAAAGCATTCAAAGATGCGCTAACCCAGCTTGACCCTTCGGTGGTCGCCGATCTTGCCAGCATGATAAAGCTCTGCGGACCGCTGGACCGGAATGTCTGCTTCTCCGGAAAATTCAATTCGCTACCGAGCAAGATGGACGGTGCAGAGGTGCTCATAGCGCCGTTTGCCATTTCCCACGCGAACACCTACGTCGGGTACTCGGAAAGCCTGCACTATATCCGCCGGTTTCCGCGCAATGAGAACGTAGCGGTTCGCTCGGCGCCGCTCGGCGACGGCGACAATCCGATACTCTTCACGGACGCGTTTGTGGTGGGCAAGAACTGTGGAGCTGATTGTCAGAGCGCGGCGGCAAAGTTTGTGGCCTTCATGAACAGCGATGAGACGATGGCCTACCTGCTCCTAGGCAAGGACATCAAGAACAACACGGTGCCGCGCTACCTTTTGCCAGCGACCAAGTCCGCGTTTTCCATCCCAGAGATAGCCCAGGACCAAACCTACGCCAGGTTCAAGGCCGATATTGTCAGGGCTGTCGCGTACCCCAACTCCGGAATCGAGGCGAACCGGAAGGCGGTCCGCAAAAAGATCACCTGCGCGATATCACCGACGGCGTGCTAGGCCGCCGTGAATGACGGCCCGCGCGGTACGGCGCCCCGACCAAAGTCATCTACCGCTCACTCCTCGTCGTGCAGGACGGCGAGTTGGAATTTCAGCGGCTCGTCGCAGAGCGAGCAACGCACCGGGAGGGTCGCCGGCACGCGCCAGTCAGCGCCGAAGCGGCTGATCAAGGCGTCGAGATCGAAGCGTGCGAACTCGTTGCAGTTGGACGTCGTGCAGGCGCCTTCGAGAACCATGCCGGCCGACTTGATGCCGCCGAGCGTCCAGGTCGTCAGCTCTTCCTCGTCGCCGGTCATCGCCGCCTCACGCTGCCTGTATCCCGATAGCCGCATGATCGCTGATAAGGGGTCCCGTGTCGCTTGTGTCGCAGGCGCCGCCCTCATCGGAACTCGAATCGCGCCGTATCCGTTTTTGCGATGCAGCAACACGGAGCCGCCGAAGCTATATGTTCCCCCCGCTGGTAAGCCCCGACAATCTCGCCATTCTGCAGAAAGCCATCGACACGGCGCTCGGTCTCGCGGCCCGGCGCAATGTCGTGTTGACGGTGAACGAGCTGGCCGCCCAGTTGTCGTCCGCCTTCGAGGCGGGCGAGCGCGATCCCGTCAAACTCGCCGAGGCGGTGTTTGCACCGCCGCCCGGGATGGCGCTGCACTAGCGCCGCCGGACTATGCGGCAGCCGGACGAATGGACCACGCCGCATTGCCGCGCGCGAGCAGCGCCGTCAGCTCGTTGATGTCGAGAGGGCGCGAGATCACGTAGCCCTGCACGTAGTCGACCAACCCTGTCGCGCGCAGAACGTTGAGCCGCGCCAGCGTCTCGACCCCCTCGACGATGATCAGCCTGCCAGTCGTCTTGATGATCTCGATCACCTGCACCAGCATGCGGCCCATCACGCTGTCGGGCGGCGACATGGCGAACGAGCGGTCGAGCTTCACGCCGTGCACCGCGAGCCTGGCGACGCGCTCGATGCTCGAATAGCCCGTCCCGAAATCGTCGATGAAGGTCCGCACGCCGGCCGCCGCCAGCGCTTCGATCGTGCACTGCGCGCTCTCGAAGTCGATGTCGTGGTTCTCGACGAGTTCCACGGCGGCGCGGAAGCGCTGCGGCTCGCCGAGGAACTTGACGAAGATCTTCAGCAGGTCCGTGCTGTCGAAATCCGGGGCGAAGACGTTGAAGCTCACCTCCAGCGGCGTGTCGCGCCCGATGTGTTCGCTCAACTCGGCGTAGGCGCGGTCCACGACCAACTGCGTGAACTCCCCCGTGCGGCCGGAGCGGGCGACGATGTCGATGAAGCGGTTCGGCGCCACGAGGGTCCCGTCGACGTCTCGCCACCGCGCCAACACCTCCACGCCCACGATGTCGTCGGTCTTGAGATCGACCAGCGGCTGGTAAGCGACGACGATCGATTGGGCATTGAGGCCCCGCGTGAAGCGCGCTTCGAACGACCAATAGCGAGCGAGCCAGTCGGCGATGTTGTTGGCGCACACCCACGCGAAAAGCGCCGCCAGGAGGATGGTCGACGAGAGGATCGGCAGCCAGTCCTTCGCCCAGTCGAAGAGATTTGCGCGGGAGGCCACGCAATAGGGGCCCGCCGGATCGCAGATAGAGGATGTCAGCGTCGTGAGCCCCGCGCCGAGCGAAGGATGTTTCTCCGCTTCGAGGCTCTCGAACAACCCGCGATCGCCGGCGACGCTCCAAACCTTTCCGTCGGCGCCGCGGGAGACGAGCTCCTTGTGCAACCACGGTGATTCATTCTCGTAACGGGTGTAGGGCGGGATCGCGACGGCGAAGTTGCCGAGTTGGGCGATGGTGCCGATCACGCCGGCCAGGCCGATCGAAGCAAGGTCACGATCCACGCGCCAGCTCGGATCGTTCGACGTGGTCGTGGCGATGTCGGGTGCCGCAAGCAGCACCGGTGGCTCGAAGCTCGGCTGACTGGTCGAGCACTCGATGCGACCGCCCGGCGCGTAGAGAAACTCGTTGAGCCCATCCGGCAGGAACGCCACGCGCCGCATCTGGGCGAGGAAGTCGCGCGAGCAGGGAACTGCGGTGGCATCCCGTTGCAGCATGCGCAGGGCATCCACGACGCCGGTGCGAATGGAGTTGATGCGCGCCAGCTCGGCGCGCTGATCGTGACGGATGAAGCTACGCACTTGCCAATGCACGAAGCCGTAGCCGAGGCCCAAAAGGGCGGCGAGGATTGCGCCCCACAGCACGCCGCGTAGCAGCCGCCGGTGCCGCCCGGCGATCAATGCATTAACGATTGCCGACATGCGCCTCAGCCGCTGGCCCCGTGGCTCAATGCTGCCGAAAAGCGCTGAAATTTGCGTGTGGGCGCCCGTTCAATTGCCAAATAACGCGGCGCTATCAAGGGCAGGCGCCTCTAAACGACAACGCCTCCGAGCATTGGCTCGGAGGCGCCGCACGCAGGAGTAGGTACTACTTGTCGTTCTGGGCCGTCTTCTTTTCGGAGCCGCCCTTGCCGAGCACGGCCAGGTGTACTCTGTGCAGGCCCGAGAAGCCGAGCGCGCTGGCGGCACCCTTCGACAGGTCGATGATGCGGCCTTTGATGAAGGGCCCACGGTCGACGATCGTCACCACGACCGAGCGTCCGGTGCTCGCGCTCTTGACCCGCACCTTGGTACCGAACGGCAGGCTCCGGTGGGCGGCGACCATGGCGCTCGACTTGTAAGCGCGTCCGCTCGCCGTGACCGACAGGTCCGAGTAGTGAGAAGCGACGCCACTCTGAGCGCGGGCCGAGGCCCAGGGGGCCAGGATGGCAGCGGCAACAGCGATCGTTCCGACTATCAGGGCTTGCATCAGATATTCCCTCAATTGTTTGCGACGAGGGCCTCTTTGCATGCTCAAGTCGATCGCGAAACCGCGTGTTCCTTCAAAGACTTGCAACGCTCTGCAATATACTTTTTCTTAACCACTTTGCGGCCCCGCCACACCGCGATCGCCGGCCGCGAGCCGGTAACGTGCACGCAGCAATTTGACGCTGGTCGTTAACCTCGAACGGCCCGCTGGCGGGACGCTCGGCACGTGCATCGTTGAGCGAAGCGTCGTCTAGCGCGTCTTGGTTCGGCGCGTGCGCGCGCCGTTCTGGTCGTTGGCGGGAATGCCACGCGTCGACTGGCGCAGCGCTTCCTTCAGACCGGTCGGGCGCCCGTGCTTCTTCAGAAGATCGCGGAAAGCCTCGTCGGCCAGCTCCTGGAAGTCTTTCATCGAGTCGCGCGCGAGCAGCTGCAGCGCCTGCAGCGTCGCCGGGTCGAACTCGATGAGCTTGCGGGGCGCGTTCTCCTCCAGC
Proteins encoded:
- the smc gene encoding chromosome segregation protein SMC; protein product: MKITRLRLLGFKSFVEPTELVIEPGLTGVVGPNGCGKSNLLEALRWVMGETSHKSMRAAAMDDVIFSGTNSRPARNSAEVTIFLDNHERKAPAEFNDSDQVEITRRIEREAGSAYRINSREARARDIKILFEDAATGARSPALVRQGQIGEIVNAKPEQRRRILEDAAGIAGLHSRRHEAELRLKAAESNLARLSDVLGQLNSQVESLKRQARAARRYKEISDEIRRQEALVMHLAWTDAQAQVDGEEGRLRDALSVLATATETESQALTEEVRLAEQMDPLREEEGKRAGVLGRLRVEQENFEREAARAAERERELRARAEQLSNDTAREEALIGEARQILADLGTETEKLAAAEAEAGDSERGARTRLEAAQEALRDAEGQLAELTTKVAEHRARKHSVEANLAERQAVIAKLSRQLAELQAQTREIAGRAPDAEKLQQITEAGQTLSDQIVKCETQALAAEENARTIAAIADAAREVSNKARLGLAAMRAERETLVKLLIGARHTDFPPILERLRVAHGYEAALGAALGDDLEAPAELEAAVHWRHVEVPRHDPVLPAGVDPLSTHVQAPPELDRRLRQTGIVADRTQGHKLQPALKPGQRLVSRAGDLWRWDGFTAAAEGATPAAQRLAERNRLSSLEIEEAEAHTAAASAADEERQAVEALTAARAEEQRLRQLGREAQGMLAKTRDSLTTIERAARDTESKLAAVSGARARAEEELVVAKDLLGEAEEAAAAFAAAEDLEPVLAAAKTEAEARRMAVAEARAAVSDIERERRARADRGTAIEVERERWTTRSGGAEQQIETLKTRLVDTERELDGLADVPAMIEEKRDKLMSALAAAERERQVAADALATADTALRAGVQALRAAQGTVTEAREGRARTEARLEGARTRRQDVSRQIREQLGIAPEGCLAVSELQPGAYMPPLADVERKLTGLKADRERLGGVNLAADDELQQLSIQAANLDTEKTDVESAIAKLRAAIGQLNREAHKRLQEAFEAVNAHFGKLFMTLFGGGEARLEMIEGEDPLEGGLEIIAKPPGKKPVTLSLLSGGEQSLTALSLIFAVFLTNPSPICVLDEVDAPLDDANVDRFCRLLESMAAETATRFLVITHHPMTMSRMSRLFGVTMAEKGISQLVSVDLQTAQSFREAG
- a CDS encoding DsbA family protein — translated: MSRISVLAALLMLPALLAGCGGNTLLPPTTELTPDKAPDTGGAYPSAEDTASTGPERFNPFADPSEKPAGGREVIENPTPADIMVTGTLPEFALGRPDAPVTIVEYASLSCPHCRNFHLTTFPQLKKQYIDTGKVRFIMREFPIGKTSGAATVALRCANPDKYLTLYGKFMEQQSAWVSQEVRLDPVFKVAAQVGMTRQQFDACRENQAMIDGLKWVKDRGRKLGVMGTPNFFVAGKLVKKELTLEDIRAMVDPLLAGPATASAGAPN
- a CDS encoding DsbA family protein, which codes for MSASKFYSGRFELARRAAVAALCAGAIVTVLALPVAAQQQQKGPSEVPVEELMKPVGLPDLAVGPTDAKVTVVEYASMTCGHCAHFTKDVWPEFKKKYVDTGKVRYIFREFPLDNLAAAASMLARCAGGDKAFPLIEVMFEKQQEWAFGEGNPVPRLFEIAKQAGFTQESFDKCLTDQKLLDDITAGRTRASDVFGVQSTPTFYINGKKLDGGPTLDKFDAMIEPLLAKS
- a CDS encoding DUF721 domain-containing protein, whose translation is MASNTAALRARTAPTPHSRGYISARAVGTYVPKLTHKAFEKYGFAAAALLTDWAVIVGAEVAQYTAPERLKWPRGVDIGGDVEDGAQGRPGATLIVRVDPARALDAQYKAQQIIERINGHFGYRAVGELRIMQAPLPERARAPSEAPRAPVTPDTAPELAGIADERLRTALANLKSGLTHRAQSR
- the mutY gene encoding A/G-specific adenine glycosylase, producing the protein MTAVARKQLPLRPAGPDTVDALLAWYDEERRDLPWRVAPGKRADPYRVWLSEIMLQQTTVKAVIPFYARFLARWPTIKALAAAPLDDVLAAWAGLGYYSRARNLHKCAIAVVEDFGGKFPSTIAELQKLPGIGPYTANAIAAIAFGESATPVDGNVERVVARLFAVRQSLPAAKTELKRLAATLTPERRAGDFAQAMMDLGAGICTPRRPSCLVCPVQQDCAAAAHGIAEQLPMRLERAERPQRVGFAFVALREDGCVLVRKRAEAGLLGGMLEVPSTAWGDLLPPAKEALRSAPLRADWWAVPGTVVHVFTHFRLELIVYRALVPADATLTFWAEPERCQWVARRDLHAAALPSVMRKVIGHALKEN
- a CDS encoding alpha-keto acid decarboxylase family protein — translated: MAQSTVATYLLERLKQAGLRHAFGVPGDYVLTFMDRLIESGIEFVGTCNELNAGYAADAYARINGIGCICVTWGVGGFSAMNAIAGAYAEQVPVVVLVGGPRTTQRRSSMLLHHSVGDFSTMQQAYSHITAASVLLDDPAEAPQRIDRALARCMAEKRPIMIEIPADMVDRPCPPPGPFAAPARPPSDPDALAEALEEAMSLLLTAKRPVILGGVELHRYGLMDEFHRLVEASGVPVATTLLGKTVISEHHPQAIGVYEGGMSRREVRDVVEKADVLLCLGAWISDICLGVNTGRLEGRHMILANSGRLKISQHVYEQVWIGDVVSGLADRMPVAGLTHPPFTSVSRLLDTGFVAEPGRKLTVSRVMKRINGFIGNDTTVIAETGDSIVAAADLVMHHDVGFIGQAFYLSIGYALPATLGASLADPARRPLALIGDGAFQMSAQELSSLCRRESNVILLLMNNDGYTTERVIHEGSYNDIQPWAYHRLPEIFGGGWGERVTTEDELDAALERARASNRGPALVEIMLDRLDTSEALKRLGAELSPDKGRQAAQPVLSAVEPDAAR
- a CDS encoding type 2 periplasmic-binding domain-containing protein, encoding MLRAVRGLLMLVALLLTPAAQSADQSSRQVLRAALFEYIPGYEDDQLGTLRQEIETRFERMYPQVDLLLTSPSNRDGLYSSEALKKWLGEEGDEHFHVMEIDTQLLGDLVLAGVITPFSPARTDNLFDVGMRAVTFEGQVYGVPHLLCGHFLFARDPSLLEGQGQSGLLQKLASDGDDGVDLVGDFEGSWTLPSLYLDAWMDRNPGGDPAKAFKDALTQLDPSVVADLASMIKLCGPLDRNVCFSGKFNSLPSKMDGAEVLIAPFAISHANTYVGYSESLHYIRRFPRNENVAVRSAPLGDGDNPILFTDAFVVGKNCGADCQSAAAKFVAFMNSDETMAYLLLGKDIKNNTVPRYLLPATKSAFSIPEIAQDQTYARFKADIVRAVAYPNSGIEANRKAVRKKITCAISPTAC
- a CDS encoding EAL domain-containing protein → MSAIVNALIAGRHRRLLRGVLWGAILAALLGLGYGFVHWQVRSFIRHDQRAELARINSIRTGVVDALRMLQRDATAVPCSRDFLAQMRRVAFLPDGLNEFLYAPGGRIECSTSQPSFEPPVLLAAPDIATTTSNDPSWRVDRDLASIGLAGVIGTIAQLGNFAVAIPPYTRYENESPWLHKELVSRGADGKVWSVAGDRGLFESLEAEKHPSLGAGLTTLTSSICDPAGPYCVASRANLFDWAKDWLPILSSTILLAALFAWVCANNIADWLARYWSFEARFTRGLNAQSIVVAYQPLVDLKTDDIVGVEVLARWRDVDGTLVAPNRFIDIVARSGRTGEFTQLVVDRAYAELSEHIGRDTPLEVSFNVFAPDFDSTDLLKIFVKFLGEPQRFRAAVELVENHDIDFESAQCTIEALAAAGVRTFIDDFGTGYSSIERVARLAVHGVKLDRSFAMSPPDSVMGRMLVQVIEIIKTTGRLIIVEGVETLARLNVLRATGLVDYVQGYVISRPLDINELTALLARGNAAWSIRPAAA